From Paenibacillus sp. FSL H8-0537:
GTTCGGGCGGCGCTTCGGCTGGGAATGGGAAAGCGATGCAAAGCTGACACCTGTCAGCGCCGCTGTCGTCAATGAGGAGCCCGTTGCTATTGTGCAGGAGTCGGGCGAGCGGAACTGGTGGATGCATGATACACCAATGCCACCTAATCTGGTCGTTTACGACTCTATTGCCGCAGCGGAGTCGGCCGCGCCTAACGCGGCACTCATAGTCACACACCGCCTGCTGGAGGAGGATGAGCAGAAGCTGCTGAATAACGGCGTGCTCTATCGGCCGAAGGTGCTGGCACTTGGCGTTGGCTGCAATCGGGGGACGTCTGCGGAAGAAATCGAAGCGGTTATCGCTTCCGCATTGGAAGGAATCCGGGCTTCGATCCGAAGCGTCAAGGCGATCTGTACCATTGATCTCAAAAAGGATGAAGAAGGGCTGCTCGCGGTATGCGCCAAGTATGGCTGGCCGCTGGTGACTTATACGCCTGGGGAGCTGAACGAAGAGGAAATTAGCGAGCCTTCTGAAACGGTATTTAAATTTACTGGAGCTTACGGGGTAAGCGAGCCTGCGGCGAAGCGTTATACGAAAAACAATGAGCTGCTGCTGGGCAAGCAAAAATCCGGCAATGTAACGATTTCGATTGGACTTATTCCATTCACATAAGCCGTGCAGCACAGCTTTTTTTAAAATATAGGAAAGTATATGATTGTTCGATCCTTTCTCTATATTTCTCGAATGAAACGCGCTGTGCCGCCATAGGACGGCTTTCGGCCGTTTCACCTTGGCAAGTCCTTAACGAAAGGAATTCACATGTTATGACGATAGCAACGCAGAAAAGAATCATTATTGCTGGAACGGGCAGCGGAGTTGGCAAAACGACGACAACCGTCGGACTGATGGCTGCTTTAGCGCGCAGAGGTTTTGCGGTACAAGGCTTTAAGAGCGGGCCGGACTATATAGACCCAACCTATCATACGGCGGCGACAGGGCGGCAGTCACGCAATCTGGACAGCTGGATGTGTCCTCCTGCCACGGTGAAGGAAATTTATTCGCGTGCTTCAAGCACGGCGGATATTTCAATCATTGAAGGTGTAATGGGGCTATATGATGGCAAAAATCCGCTTTCGAATGAAGGCAGCACTGCTGAGCTTGCTGTGCTGCTGGACTGCCCCGTGCTGCTGGTCGTCAACTGCCAAAGCATGGCTCGCAGTGCAGCGGCTATTGTGAAGGGCTTTCAGGCGCTGGATGACAATGTGCGCATCGTTGGCGTTATTGTGAACAAGGTGGGCAGCGACAGCCATTATGAGATTGTGAAAGCGGCTATCGAGCAGGAATGCGGCATTCCAGTCGTTGGTTATTTCAAGCGCAGCAGCGAGCTTCATATACCTGAGCGTCACTTGGGCCTCGTGCCTTCGATTGAGCGGGGCGAGCTGTCGCCTTTATTCGACCAGTTGGTGGCGATGTGCGAAAGGACCGTTGATCTTGAACGAGTGCTTGCGCTGGCAGAAGCGCCGGTCATACCTGAAGCAGCAGCAGGGACTTCCTTATTCGTGAGGAGAAATCCCGAGGGCAGCGTGCGAATGGCGGTTGCCAAGGACGCGGCGTTTCATTTTTATTATCCGGATAATCTTGAGCTGCTGGAGGCGTGTGGAGCCGAGCTTGTATACTTCTCGCCGCTTGCAGGGGAAGCTGTGCCGAATGATGTATCAGGCTTGTATATTGGCGGCGGCTTTCCAGAAGAATTTGCCGAGCAGCTGGCGAAGCAGCAGTACGTACACCAGTCGGTGCGGGACGCCATTGCTGGCGGCATGCCGACGCTTGCTGAATGTGGCGGTTATATGTATCTAACGGAGCAGCTTACGAATACGAGCGGCAATAGCTATGCGATGGCTGGCGTGCTGCCGGGAAGCGTGGTCATGCAAGGCAAGCTTGCAGCGTTAGGCTATCGGGAGGCAAAGGGGCTGGGTGCTAATTTTCTGCTGCCTGAGGCCGATCAGGCTCGCGGACATGAATTTCATTATTCTGTCTATGTGCCAAGCACCGATAGTGAAACGCCGGAGCCTGCCTATGAGACAAAGGGCAGACGCGGCGTGAAGCAGGAAGGGGCGCAGCTCGCCCAACTGGTTGCAGGCTATACGCACTTTCATTTTGCCTCAAATCCGGAGATGGCTGAGCGCTGGATTGCTGCATGCTGGGCTTATTCTGCTCGTAAAGCATAATTTGCGCTGAAGCGCTTACGCATATTGAAAATATAGGAAAGGATATGATTGTTCCATCCTTTCTCTATATTTCTACGCGAAACGGAAGCTTTGCCGTCAGAGAACGGCGACAGCCGTTTACGCTTGAAATATAGGAAAGCATATGATTTCCCGATCCTTTCTCTATATTTCTACGCGAAACGGAAGCTTTGCCGTCAGAGAACGGCGACAGCCGTTTACGCTTGGCCATTTTAAACATTTCGTAACTTTTATATGGATGGTTTCCGCTATCATAGTAACGATGAGTAACCTAAACATATAACCGGGGGATGTCCAATTACTATGACGGATTTTCAATATAAAATAAATCGTTTAAGACAATGCGAGTCTATATGCTATACGATATGCCTAAAGCTATTGCAAAACGAGCAGCAGGCGGCGAAAGCGGCGGAATGGCTGCTCAAACGCTTGTTTACAGACGAGCAGTTTTGGAAAACTTCCGACGCTG
This genomic window contains:
- a CDS encoding cobyrinate a,c-diamide synthase, which produces MATQKRIIIAGTGSGVGKTTTTVGLMAALARRGFAVQGFKSGPDYIDPTYHTAATGRQSRNLDSWMCPPATVKEIYSRASSTADISIIEGVMGLYDGKNPLSNEGSTAELAVLLDCPVLLVVNCQSMARSAAAIVKGFQALDDNVRIVGVIVNKVGSDSHYEIVKAAIEQECGIPVVGYFKRSSELHIPERHLGLVPSIERGELSPLFDQLVAMCERTVDLERVLALAEAPVIPEAAAGTSLFVRRNPEGSVRMAVAKDAAFHFYYPDNLELLEACGAELVYFSPLAGEAVPNDVSGLYIGGGFPEEFAEQLAKQQYVHQSVRDAIAGGMPTLAECGGYMYLTEQLTNTSGNSYAMAGVLPGSVVMQGKLAALGYREAKGLGANFLLPEADQARGHEFHYSVYVPSTDSETPEPAYETKGRRGVKQEGAQLAQLVAGYTHFHFASNPEMAERWIAACWAYSARKA
- a CDS encoding cobalamin biosynthesis protein, giving the protein MSAIIQLEEGIIPEIRQKHEYAVVAITKHGVQTGRRLLENMGAVDLYYMGKFEAGDEESRGIQLFNGSVRMLFPALFPKYKGIICIISLGAVVRMIAPLLQDKKKDPGIVVIDDKGEHVISVLSGHLGGANELTRETAAAIGARPVLTTASDVQRTLPVDLFGRRFGWEWESDAKLTPVSAAVVNEEPVAIVQESGERNWWMHDTPMPPNLVVYDSIAAAESAAPNAALIVTHRLLEEDEQKLLNNGVLYRPKVLALGVGCNRGTSAEEIEAVIASALEGIRASIRSVKAICTIDLKKDEEGLLAVCAKYGWPLVTYTPGELNEEEISEPSETVFKFTGAYGVSEPAAKRYTKNNELLLGKQKSGNVTISIGLIPFT